CCTTTCCATTGATTCCAAAAGTCATTTTCAACGATAAGTCTAGCCATAAAATTACCAACATTTATTCTACTTGTTTTACCTGGATTAAACATTGCACTCCTTATAGGTGAAGTATATAACTCGTATTCGGTTACGTTATCTTCATTTGTTAAGGTATCTGGTCGTACAGCAACCCAATCAATTAATTTGTTTTTTTGCCCGATGTTCACTCTTAAAAAGTCGGCTGCTTTTTCATTATCTGATTGTGGTGGTATAAATAAGCGAATTAACCTCATCAATAGTTTTTCTCCAATCGAAATGGGTTCATTTAAATCTCTGTTCCTGTTAGCAGTTGTATTCATTAACACAAACTTGATTGGTTTTTCTGGTGAGGTACTTTGAATTGCCATACAAATCAATTTAACGGCATCAGATACTAATTTTCTAGGTTTTCCCAAAATACCCTTCAAAGTTATATTATGACCAAGACAAGAAGCTACCGACTGGCAATCGACCAAATAATTCTTCATTTCATCCACACTAATCTCTGAGATATTGGCTTTGATTATTGATATTTTGTCATTATTCTTCCAAGTGTCAGTTGTTTTTCCAGTGGAACGTACTATCAACTTGACGTTTTGTCCCATACTCAACAATTGTTCTACCAACTGTTTTCCTGTTGCACCAGTTGCACCTAATACTAATGTTGTCATTTTGATCATTTTTTTAAAATCTAACTCCAATATACAAATTTGGCTCAAAAAGGAAGTAGTTATTCCAACTTCTATCTTTCACCTTAAAACCTTGAGGTATGTTAGTGTCAATTGGCCAATATTGACATTGAATTTGTGGTTCTATAAACATTCTATCTTTGAACAAAGAAATATGATAACCTAGGTGATAAGAAGTATATAATTTGAATCCGTTACCAATTTTTTTATCAGTTTCGTCTAAATAAGTCTTTACTTGTGGTAATATTTCTATTGTAGTGAATAAACCCTTCCATATCATACGCTGATAAGTAATACCAATACCATTTTCTTTGAGCCTGCCAGGATAAAATTCACTTTCTTTCATTAAGAGTGGATCCCATAAAGGTATTCCCATTGGAGCAAATAATTTCCATGTGGCTACTTTGATACCAATTTTATCATTTGGAGTAAGTTCATATTTAAAATGAAACTCATAATGGTGTGTATTTGTTTTTTCCTGTCCAAAATTGAGAAATGTATGATAAGCAGTGCTCACTGAAAATTTATGGTCAAAGACTGGGCTTATATCAGAACTCTTTGATCTTTCAATTGAGTTTTGACAAAATACCTGTGTTAAAAACAAGGCAAATAATAATGTTAATGCAATTCTTTTCGTTTTCATAATTCTGTGTTTTTAGTTGATTAACTATTTTGCACCAAAATTACAGAACCATGATAGTTGAGTTCGTTGACTTAAGTTAAGAAATTAAAAAAATGGTAGTATTATTTTTGACTCATTATTCGTTTACGAATGCGGCTTAACGATTCTGGTTTCATTCCTAAATAACTTGCTATTTGATGCTGGGGAGCTATCTGGATTACGTCTGGTCTGTTTTTTAATAAAGCTAGATATCTTTCTTCTGGTGATGCCATTTTAAATTCAGCAAATGTATCCTGATTTTTTGCCATGATAGCTTCCCCTAAAGCACGGTTTAATGATTCTATCTGTGGGAATTTCTGATATATTTCCGTTTCCAATTCAGGCGTACCAACTCCTACTATGGTATCTTCAATACACTCAAGATAATACTCCGAAGGAATTTTATCACCATACACTGAGGGTATAACTGCTTGTTCCTCTGTATAAAATTCCGTTGTTTTTTCTTCACCATCTTTTATATAGAAGCTTCTAATACAACCTTTAATTATGAAATAGCATTCATTTGAGATATTTCCTTCTTCAAGTAAAACTGTTCCATTATCAAAGCACTTTATAAATTCGATTCTACTAATTTCCTCTTCTAATTCATTAGTGATAGGAATGTACTTTGAAAGATATTTTAAAATTTCGTTTTCCATATATTTATCTTGTCTTGGTTCGTACTCATAATGCACTATATATTTGGGCTATGAGCAGTAGCGTCCTTTAGGTTGCTATTGCTTAATTACTAGCAAAAGTTTTTAATGTATTTCAAATAAATTATTCATGCTTTTTATCAATTTATCACCTTTAAATAGCAAAAATCTGTTATACATGTTTTCCTTATTTATACTCTGACCATTAAGCACATCATTTATGAACTTTTTATTTAAACTATTCGCATATTGTCTTTTATAAAAATCATGATTGGCAATAAGCATTGGAAAATCAGAAACATTTTGGCTTTGCATTTTCTTTATATCATAGTAATCAGCTATTACATATAAGTTATAGTTTTTCAATGAACAATAATCTTGACAAGCTGAAATAAGTATGCATGATTTACTTGAACAATTTGGTCCCCATTTAAAAATTATCGATGTGTCATTGCTTTTAAGACAATCCCTTAATTGTTCTCCATTTATAACATGTATTTTTCCATTTTTGCCAAGGTTGCAAATACAAGAATCCTGATCTACGATTTCTATATTTTGTTTCTCACTGTCTGTTAGTTGGTTGTAACCAATATAAAAACCAGGTGTTCTAGTCACAATACAACTACTAAACAAAAGAAGAATAAAGGGCAAAAAAATTGTCTTTCTCATATTTTCAGTTAATGATTCATAGCTTTTTACTATAGTTTACCGGACAGGTTTTAAGTAAAAGACAACACTACCATTTAAGCTTACATTAAAAAATGTATAGTCAGTTTCCATTGTTTTGAGCCAAAATATTTGCGGACCTACGCGAATACCCCATCTTTTTGCTATAAACCACTCTTTATCAATACTCATATTTAGTCCATATCCATTTCCACCGTCATCTCCAGAAGCTTCTGACCATTTTTCGGCAAACGATACTTTACTGTATGCTCCTAAAACAGATATTTTAATGTCAATAGGAGTTCGATAACTAAAACCCAGTCCAAATGCATCAAGATTTATAAAATTATAATCTCCGACTTTTTGTTTATTCAAACCTCCAAATTCTCCTATTTGTACAGCAAACTTATCTGTAATGCCCCAGCCAATTGCATGATTTTTAGTTGCAATAGAAAAACCAGAGCTATTAATAGTTGAATATTCGTTTGTATAACCTGATCCAAGACTAAACTTTATGAATAATCCTTTTTGAGCGAAAAGACTGGATCCGAAACTCATAATAAATACAACTGTAATAAATAAATTTTTCATCGTTATTTGTGTTTTTGAATGCGTGCTAATTTTTAGTTATTTCCTTCTCTAAATTCCTTTATTATTCAATTAAACTCAAATGATTTGTCAACATTTGCACAATCTTATTTCATTTCGAGCAAATTAAAACTATAATTTTTTTGGCCAATAATTGTCAGATGCCAGCCTGAATTCTGGCAGGTAACTCGCATATAGTCATTTCCTTGTTTTTGTAGATTTAACTCATGTTTGTTTCATATATTATATTCGCCAGATACATTGTGTGCTGGCATTATTCTATTATAAACTCTATTGTTTTTCTTATTGAGTGTTTTGAGTCATTTCCTATCCAAAATAAGTGCCCCCATTCATTATCTAACGCAACAAGCTTTGAGTTCTCAATCATTTTGTTTGAGTGCAAAGCATGTTCAAACAGAACGCTATTATCATTCTTACTATGAATTATTAGAGTCGGACATTTTATTCTAGAAATTATATTATGATTAATACTTTGGTCAATATCATTAACAAATCCTGTTCCTGAGCTAAAATTTTCAAACATTGATATCAGCTCTTTCACATTTTCTTTTATTAGTTTATGTGGCAAATTGGTTGTGAACTGCGGATAAAAGTTTTTTGCAATCAAATTTGGAAACAATCCCGAAAAAAACCGAATCATTCCCCAAACAATTCCCTCAACTTTTGGGTTAAATATCCGCTTTGCAGTTTTATAAATTCTCCCTTTTTTATCTAACCATTCTTTTGATATGGAAGAAGCTAAAATTAACTTGTCTACTCTATCGGAATAATTTCCGGCTAATTCGATAGTAGTTAAGCCTCCGGCAGAAATTCCGTACAAAATCACTTTGTCAATGTTTAGATAATCCAACAAAGAAGCTATCAAATCAGCCTGTTGTTTAGGTGTTGTATTGTTATTTAAGGGAGTATTTCCATAACCAGGGCGAGTAGGTGTAATCAGTTGGAACTTGTCTAAATCAAATTCTTTATGCCAAAGTGTTGAATTACAATTTGTATGTCCTCCATGTATAAATAAAACAGGTTTTCCTTTTCCAGTCGAGGAGTATTCAATTTCCCCCAGTTCTGTCGCTATGATTTTAATATCCATTATTTAGTACTTATTTTCTGTTCTTCCCTTTATATATTCAAAAGTTTTCTCATATTTTCTCCGAGTATCATTTCTTTCTCTTTGGTTGAAATATCAAGACTTTTTATTCTATCAATATTTTTCTTTAAGTTGTGTTTTCCATAAGGTGTGTCAGTCCCAAATGTAATATTTGATGCTCCTACAAATTTAATTGCGTTTTTAAGTCTTTTTGTTGAAATGAGCTGGATGGTTGAAGTGTCAAAATACAAATTCTCATCTCTAAATTTATGTTTTATAAAAATTTCGAGGCCAAATAAATGTGCAACAATTAGTTTCAACTTTGGATGTCCTTTCTTATATTCAATGAGTTGTTTTGTTTGATTATCAGAGTACAAATGAATAAACAGGGGTAAGTTTTTCTTTTCTGTCCATTCAGCAATAGCACTGAAAAATTCTGAATCAATAGAATAATCTTCCCAACATTGATGAAGTTTTACGCCTTTAAAATTCCATTCATCAAATTTGTCATTTAAGTATTTTATGGGATTTTCTATTTGTTGTGTAATCCAAATGAATTGAATAGCTCTTCCTTTTGTTTTCTTTATCAAATTGTAAACATGTTCATTTCCTTTTGGAATTTGCTTAACAGTACCAGCAATTCCAATTACAAATTTTGTCAATAGGTTTGTTGCTTTAACCACATTATTTGAAGGAAACAGTTTTGCTAAATTTGGTAAAGAATAATTTTTAGCACTTCCCAATTCTCCAGGTACAAGTATCACTTTATCAACTTCGTATATATCCAAATTGTCAATAATACTTTCTGGTTTTAGAAAATCACCCGAAGCATGTGCATGTCCATCTATTATCATTTTTGTATTTCTTTTGTGTGTTCATTATTTTTCATTCTAAATCACTATTAGAATTAATTACAGATAAATTGAATCCTCTAGCAATCAACCAAATTGCCAGAAGTATTTCTTGAAGAACCAATGGAACTGTTAAAACTATAAATTGAGATGAAACAACATCAATAAGTCGGAACAAGATTAAAAAACTTGCCAGCATTGCTATGAAATTACCTATAATGCCCCAGCTTGATAACCATCTTGGGATTAGATTTGTTTTATAGAATACATAAAACAAAATGAGGTTGCCTAAACCAGTAGCCAACATCACTCCTACATGATTTGCTAAGTCACGACCTAATTTTAAAACATCTCCAAAAGTTTGAAAATATACTAAATCTGGTGTTGTGTATTTCAAAAATTCCTGACTTAGAGATAAAAACAATGGAAGAAGGATTACGCCTACTAATTGAAATACGCATGCAATTATTCTGAAACTAACAAATCCAAGAGCCAGACTTTTATTGTATTTGTATAATATTGGATATAATAATAGCGCAAATCCTAGGTATATAGGAACCAAAGTAAATTGAAACAAAGCTCCAATTAGCACTTGGTTTTGATATGCAGAAACTTTAGTAAGATAATCTGGACTTTCTACGGATGGAACAATACTCAACATACCTGCAAGCATTCCAAGAATAATCAATATACCCGCAACAATTGCGATCTTTCTATTTGAATTCATGACCATATTCATTTCTTGATTTACTTGTTATCATCAAATACTATGTAGCTAAAATTCAATTTTATAGCTTATAGAAGGAACCATTATTGCCTGACTTGTATTTTCGATCTTACCTTCTTTAATATTGTATTGATACATATAATTAGAAGGTGTTTGTGTTAAATTTTTAACTTGTAATGTCCAAATACTTGATTGCTTCTTTTTATTAATTCGATAACTAATAGTTAAATCAAGGAAAAAATCTGTTGGGTTTTGTTCTTCGTATGGATTGCTCCAATCATAATATATATCTTCTAGCTGATTGGATAATTCCTCATCAACTGGAACAATTCTATGTCCTCCCATTAGAGAAATCCTTCCATTGACGCTCAAAATTCTAGTCTTTTCTGGCTTTTTGTCAAAGACAAACTCTTTTCCTCCTAGAATAGTAAATACGTAGTTTTTGTTGAAGCGAGAATTATACGTATTGCCATTGCCTCCAGTATATTTGGCATCGAAAAAAGAAGCAGTTACCAGATAATAGTAATTGTTTTGCAAAAATCTTTCTAAGGTAAAATCAATTCCAATATTAGTTCCTGTTCCCTCATTTACAAGAACTTTATCGAAGGTGAATTCTTGTTCATAATTAATCATAGACCAAGTACCGTTATCAATTACTGGAATA
The Bacteroidota bacterium genome window above contains:
- a CDS encoding Crp/Fnr family transcriptional regulator, giving the protein MENEILKYLSKYIPITNELEEEISRIEFIKCFDNGTVLLEEGNISNECYFIIKGCIRSFYIKDGEEKTTEFYTEEQAVIPSVYGDKIPSEYYLECIEDTIVGVGTPELETEIYQKFPQIESLNRALGEAIMAKNQDTFAEFKMASPEERYLALLKNRPDVIQIAPQHQIASYLGMKPESLSRIRKRIMSQK
- a CDS encoding alpha/beta hydrolase: MDIKIIATELGEIEYSSTGKGKPVLFIHGGHTNCNSTLWHKEFDLDKFQLITPTRPGYGNTPLNNNTTPKQQADLIASLLDYLNIDKVILYGISAGGLTTIELAGNYSDRVDKLILASSISKEWLDKKGRIYKTAKRIFNPKVEGIVWGMIRFFSGLFPNLIAKNFYPQFTTNLPHKLIKENVKELISMFENFSSGTGFVNDIDQSINHNIISRIKCPTLIIHSKNDNSVLFEHALHSNKMIENSKLVALDNEWGHLFWIGNDSKHSIRKTIEFIIE
- a CDS encoding DUF4386 domain-containing protein; protein product: MNSNRKIAIVAGILIILGMLAGMLSIVPSVESPDYLTKVSAYQNQVLIGALFQFTLVPIYLGFALLLYPILYKYNKSLALGFVSFRIIACVFQLVGVILLPLFLSLSQEFLKYTTPDLVYFQTFGDVLKLGRDLANHVGVMLATGLGNLILFYVFYKTNLIPRWLSSWGIIGNFIAMLASFLILFRLIDVVSSQFIVLTVPLVLQEILLAIWLIARGFNLSVINSNSDLE
- a CDS encoding amidohydrolase, producing MIIDGHAHASGDFLKPESIIDNLDIYEVDKVILVPGELGSAKNYSLPNLAKLFPSNNVVKATNLLTKFVIGIAGTVKQIPKGNEHVYNLIKKTKGRAIQFIWITQQIENPIKYLNDKFDEWNFKGVKLHQCWEDYSIDSEFFSAIAEWTEKKNLPLFIHLYSDNQTKQLIEYKKGHPKLKLIVAHLFGLEIFIKHKFRDENLYFDTSTIQLISTKRLKNAIKFVGASNITFGTDTPYGKHNLKKNIDRIKSLDISTKEKEMILGENMRKLLNI
- a CDS encoding NAD(P)H-binding protein is translated as MTTLVLGATGATGKQLVEQLLSMGQNVKLIVRSTGKTTDTWKNNDKISIIKANISEISVDEMKNYLVDCQSVASCLGHNITLKGILGKPRKLVSDAVKLICMAIQSTSPEKPIKFVLMNTTANRNRDLNEPISIGEKLLMRLIRLFIPPQSDNEKAADFLRVNIGQKNKLIDWVAVRPDTLTNEDNVTEYELYTSPIRSAMFNPGKTSRINVGNFMARLIVENDFWNQWKGQMPVMYNKMD